A genomic region of Bacillota bacterium contains the following coding sequences:
- a CDS encoding polysaccharide deacetylase family protein yields MGYGYWKKEKKDMENNTPKEYNGQEIGNNSNADEKLTEQIEGKGQKEDITEDKGKGQPELQIDPEKIKPNEAGKIMVVMFHNFVETFTATKYGNGEYTMTFQAFEELLYKLYDKGYRLISLKDYLENNISIPAGYIPMVFTFDDGTSGQFNLVEEDGVLKANRNSAVGIMEEFYSKYPDFGLKGTFFVNLGLSVFSGKGTLSERLKYLIDKGFEIGNHTLRHVDLTTIKSIEKIRQEVGGNQKRMYELVPGYKMFAFSLPYGAPPNDLMEYVISGEYEGEKYENLAIMEVGWDPALSPVNKNFNPYSIHRIRAPGINPVKFDLNWWLENLSREDEFISDGNPDTITVPGSKAENIDIGKLNDKELVVYDN; encoded by the coding sequence ATGGGATACGGGTATTGGAAAAAAGAGAAAAAAGATATGGAAAATAATACCCCCAAAGAATATAACGGACAGGAGATAGGGAATAATAGCAATGCTGATGAGAAGCTTACAGAGCAAATAGAAGGTAAAGGCCAAAAAGAAGACATTACTGAAGATAAAGGAAAAGGGCAGCCTGAATTACAAATAGATCCGGAAAAAATTAAGCCAAATGAAGCAGGTAAAATAATGGTTGTGATGTTTCACAATTTTGTGGAAACTTTTACTGCGACAAAATATGGTAATGGAGAGTATACCATGACTTTCCAGGCTTTTGAAGAGCTGCTTTATAAATTGTATGATAAAGGTTACCGCTTAATCAGCCTTAAAGATTACCTTGAAAACAATATATCAATACCTGCGGGGTATATTCCTATGGTATTCACCTTTGATGATGGAACGTCAGGGCAATTTAACCTGGTAGAAGAGGATGGAGTGCTTAAAGCTAATAGAAACTCTGCCGTCGGGATAATGGAGGAGTTTTACAGCAAGTATCCGGATTTTGGCCTAAAAGGAACTTTTTTTGTGAACCTGGGATTGTCGGTTTTCAGCGGGAAGGGAACTTTATCTGAAAGGCTTAAATATTTAATTGACAAAGGCTTTGAAATAGGGAACCATACTTTGAGACATGTAGATCTCACAACTATTAAAAGCATTGAAAAAATCCGACAGGAAGTAGGAGGTAACCAGAAAAGAATGTATGAACTGGTACCAGGTTATAAAATGTTTGCTTTTTCCCTTCCATATGGGGCTCCTCCAAATGATCTTATGGAATATGTAATAAGCGGTGAGTATGAAGGAGAAAAATATGAGAATTTAGCAATTATGGAAGTGGGATGGGACCCGGCATTATCTCCTGTAAACAAAAATTTCAATCCTTATTCTATTCACAGGATAAGAGCACCTGGAATTAATCCTGTAAAATTTGACCTTAACTGGTGGTTGGAAAACCTCTCAAGAGAAGATGAATTTATAAGCGATGGAAATCCTGATACTATAACCGTTCCCGGAAGTAAGGCAGAAAATATTGACATTGGCAAGCTTAATGATAAGGAACTTGTTGTATATGATAATTAA
- a CDS encoding argininosuccinate synthase — MNKKEKVVLAYSGGLDTSIIIPWLKENFDCEVIAMAADVGQGEELEPLKEKAVKTGASKIYIEDIKEEFVTDYVFPTLKAGAVYEGKYLLGTSFARPIIAKRLVEIAAKEGATAVAHGATGKGNDQVRFELTVKALAPHLKIIAPWRIWDIKSREDAIDYAQARGIPIPVTKKDNYSMDRNLWHLSHEGSDLEDPWNEPIYEKILKLVVPPEKAPDKPTYVEIYFEKGIPKKVNGVEYPPVELIEVLNKIGGENGIGIVDMVENRLVGMKSRGVYETPGGTILYAAHRELELLCLDRETLHYKDMVAQKFAELVYYGQWFTPLREALSAFVDKTQETVTGTVKMKLYKGNCVPAGSKSEYSLYSQELSTFGRDEVYNQKDAEGFINLFGLPLKVRALMMEKHK; from the coding sequence ATGAACAAAAAAGAAAAAGTTGTCCTTGCTTATTCGGGCGGACTTGATACATCAATTATAATACCATGGCTTAAAGAAAATTTCGACTGTGAAGTTATTGCAATGGCTGCCGATGTTGGGCAGGGGGAAGAACTGGAGCCCCTTAAGGAGAAGGCTGTTAAGACCGGTGCAAGTAAAATATATATAGAGGATATAAAAGAGGAGTTTGTAACCGATTATGTGTTCCCTACTCTTAAGGCAGGAGCCGTATACGAAGGAAAATATCTTTTGGGTACATCTTTTGCAAGGCCCATTATTGCAAAAAGGCTGGTGGAAATAGCTGCAAAAGAGGGTGCAACTGCCGTTGCCCATGGTGCAACAGGGAAAGGAAACGACCAGGTAAGGTTTGAACTTACAGTAAAAGCCCTTGCTCCCCACCTTAAAATTATTGCTCCCTGGAGGATTTGGGACATAAAATCAAGGGAAGATGCCATTGACTATGCCCAGGCAAGAGGCATACCTATTCCTGTAACAAAAAAAGATAACTACAGTATGGACAGAAACTTGTGGCATTTAAGCCACGAGGGTTCCGACCTGGAAGACCCCTGGAATGAACCTATATACGAAAAAATTTTAAAACTGGTGGTCCCCCCTGAAAAGGCTCCGGACAAACCCACCTATGTTGAGATATATTTTGAGAAGGGAATACCGAAAAAAGTTAATGGAGTTGAATATCCCCCGGTGGAATTAATAGAAGTTTTAAATAAAATTGGTGGAGAAAATGGCATAGGTATAGTAGATATGGTGGAAAACAGGCTTGTCGGCATGAAATCCAGGGGAGTGTATGAAACACCGGGCGGCACAATACTGTATGCAGCCCATAGGGAGTTGGAGCTTCTTTGCCTTGACAGGGAAACCCTGCATTATAAAGACATGGTAGCTCAGAAATTTGCAGAACTTGTGTACTACGGGCAATGGTTTACACCTCTCAGGGAAGCCCTGTCCGCTTTTGTAGACAAAACCCAGGAGACAGTCACAGGCACTGTAAAAATGAAGCTTTATAAAGGCAATTGTGTGCCGGCAGGCTCTAAATCGGAGTATTCATTATATAGTCAGGAGTTGTCTACTTTCGGCAGAGACGAAGTATACAACCAGAAAGATGCCGAAGGATTTATAAATCTTTTTGGACTGCCGTTGAAAGTGAGAGCATTAATGATGGAAAAACACAAATAA
- the argH gene encoding argininosuccinate lyase: MKLWGGRFIKATDEAVNDFNSSIKFDCRMYRQDILGSIAHAKMLGKCGIIPQQEASLIQDTLLDILKDIDNGIIELDENAEDIHTNIESILVSRIGNMGKKLHTGRSRNDQVALDIRMYLKDEIKEIKKLLMSLESTLVRIAENHLDTILPGYTHLQRAQPVTLAHHVMSYFQMFKRDIERLTDCYKRVDVMPLGSGALAGTTYPLDREMVARELGFSSITENSLDAVSDRDFIIELLSCLSIIMMHLSRFCEELVLWSSHEFRFIEMDDSFSTGSSIMPQKKNPDVAELVRGKTGRVYGSLMAMLTVMKALPLAYNKDMQEDKEAVFDAIDTVKMCLPVFTNMISAMKICKEIMYNAARGGFTNATDVADYLVKKGVAFRDAHEITGKIVLYCIDTGKAIEQLTIDEFKSFSLLIQEDIYNEITLEKCISGRNLPGGPSRESVITSIIKAKKFLEAEF, encoded by the coding sequence ATGAAACTTTGGGGCGGAAGGTTCATAAAAGCAACTGATGAGGCTGTAAATGATTTTAATTCATCAATTAAATTTGATTGTAGAATGTATAGGCAGGATATTCTTGGAAGCATAGCCCATGCAAAGATGCTGGGGAAATGCGGCATTATACCTCAACAAGAAGCAAGCCTTATCCAGGATACCCTGCTCGATATTTTGAAAGATATTGATAACGGCATAATTGAGTTGGATGAAAATGCAGAAGACATTCATACCAATATTGAAAGCATATTAGTATCACGGATTGGAAATATGGGTAAAAAGCTTCATACAGGAAGGAGCAGGAATGACCAGGTTGCCCTTGACATAAGGATGTATCTTAAAGATGAAATAAAAGAGATTAAAAAATTATTGATGTCTCTTGAATCTACCCTTGTAAGAATAGCTGAAAATCATCTTGATACCATACTTCCCGGTTATACCCATCTTCAAAGGGCTCAACCTGTTACTCTTGCTCATCATGTAATGTCTTATTTCCAGATGTTTAAAAGAGATATTGAAAGGCTTACGGACTGCTATAAAAGAGTGGATGTAATGCCCCTGGGTTCAGGTGCATTGGCAGGGACTACATATCCTCTTGACAGAGAAATGGTTGCAAGGGAATTAGGGTTTTCATCTATCACCGAAAACAGTCTTGACGCTGTTAGTGATAGGGACTTCATTATTGAATTGCTTTCATGTCTTTCAATCATTATGATGCATTTAAGCAGGTTCTGTGAAGAATTGGTATTGTGGTCATCCCATGAGTTCAGGTTTATCGAAATGGATGATTCTTTTAGTACCGGCAGCAGCATAATGCCCCAGAAAAAAAACCCTGATGTAGCTGAACTAGTGAGAGGAAAAACCGGCAGGGTTTATGGGTCGCTTATGGCTATGCTTACCGTAATGAAAGCTCTTCCCCTGGCATATAATAAGGATATGCAGGAAGATAAGGAGGCAGTTTTTGATGCAATTGATACAGTTAAAATGTGTCTTCCCGTATTTACAAATATGATATCTGCAATGAAAATATGTAAAGAAATCATGTACAATGCTGCCAGAGGCGGATTTACCAATGCAACAGACGTGGCCGATTATTTGGTGAAAAAAGGCGTTGCCTTTAGAGATGCACATGAAATAACAGGTAAAATAGTTCTCTATTGCATTGATACAGGGAAAGCCATAGAACAACTTACAATAGATGAATTTAAATCTTTCTCACTATTAATACAAGAGGATATTTATAATGAAATAACCCTTGAAAAATGCATATCCGGTAGAAATCTTCCCGGCGGGCCTTCAAGGGAAAGTGTTATAACTTCGATTATAAAAGCAAAGAAGTTTTTGGAAGCGGAGTTTTAA
- the ruvB gene encoding Holliday junction branch migration DNA helicase RuvB: MEERLVAREAVLEDADEATLRPRRLSEYIGQTKVKENLSVFIEAAKQRKEALDHVLLYGPPGLGKTTLAWIIASELGVNIRVTSGPAIEKPGDLAAILTNLGNYDVLFIDEIHRLSRSVEEIMYPAMEEYALDIVIGKGPSARSIRLDLPKFTLIGATTRIGLLTSPLRDRFGVINRLEMYTVEELRSIVTRSSSILNIGIDEEGALEIAARSRGTPRIANRLLKRVRDFAQVKGDGFINREITKMALDALEVDSMGLDGIDRELLHCIIEKFGGGPVGLDTLAASINEEAGTIEDVYEPYLLQLGFIGKTSRGRVATRLAYEHLGIKYEEKEEK, from the coding sequence ATGGAAGAAAGGCTTGTTGCCCGTGAAGCAGTCCTGGAGGACGCTGATGAGGCAACTTTAAGACCAAGAAGGCTAAGTGAATATATCGGCCAAACCAAGGTCAAGGAAAATCTATCGGTGTTTATTGAAGCAGCAAAGCAAAGGAAAGAGGCCCTTGATCATGTACTTTTATATGGACCTCCGGGCCTTGGAAAAACTACTCTTGCGTGGATAATTGCCTCAGAACTGGGTGTTAATATCAGGGTTACATCAGGACCTGCCATTGAAAAACCCGGTGACCTGGCTGCCATACTTACCAACCTCGGGAATTATGATGTGCTTTTTATTGATGAAATCCACAGGTTAAGCAGGAGTGTGGAAGAAATAATGTATCCCGCAATGGAGGAGTATGCCCTGGATATAGTAATAGGCAAAGGTCCCAGTGCAAGGTCTATAAGGCTTGACCTTCCAAAATTTACTTTGATAGGTGCAACTACACGTATTGGCCTTTTGACATCACCTTTAAGAGACAGGTTTGGGGTTATAAACAGGTTGGAAATGTACACGGTTGAGGAACTTAGATCAATTGTAACCAGGTCATCTTCCATTTTAAATATTGGGATTGACGAAGAAGGGGCTTTAGAGATAGCTGCCAGATCCAGAGGCACTCCCAGGATAGCCAACAGGTTATTAAAACGGGTTAGGGATTTTGCACAGGTAAAGGGAGACGGTTTTATTAACAGAGAAATTACCAAAATGGCACTGGATGCCCTTGAAGTGGACAGCATGGGACTTGATGGCATAGATAGGGAATTGCTACATTGTATAATAGAGAAGTTTGGAGGGGGTCCTGTAGGCTTGGATACCCTTGCGGCATCCATTAATGAAGAGGCGGGCACAATAGAAGATGTATATGAACCCTACCTGCTCCAACTGGGATTTATCGGTAAAACATCAAGAGGGCGGGTGGCAACAAGACTTGCATATGAACACCTTGGAATCAAGTATGAAGAAAAAGAAGAAAAATAG
- the ruvC gene encoding crossover junction endodeoxyribonuclease RuvC: MLIMGIDPGFAITGYGIVKYEGNHFTVIEYGAITTKASEPLAKRLLKLNLRLEDLIKMFKPEAVSVEELFFNKNTKTALTAAQGRGAAILAAAKNGVEVFEYTPLQVKQAVVGYGRAEKGQIQQMVKVILNLPEIPKPDDVADALAVAICHGHSYKLGTLK; the protein is encoded by the coding sequence GTGTTAATTATGGGAATCGACCCTGGATTTGCAATAACGGGTTATGGTATAGTAAAATATGAAGGTAACCATTTTACGGTAATAGAGTACGGGGCAATTACAACGAAGGCATCAGAACCCCTTGCAAAAAGGTTACTTAAGCTTAACCTGAGGTTGGAAGACTTGATTAAAATGTTTAAACCGGAAGCGGTTTCGGTAGAGGAACTTTTTTTCAACAAAAATACCAAAACTGCTTTAACTGCAGCGCAAGGCAGGGGAGCGGCAATACTGGCTGCTGCAAAGAATGGTGTAGAGGTTTTTGAATATACTCCCCTGCAGGTAAAACAGGCTGTTGTAGGATATGGCAGGGCTGAAAAGGGGCAGATCCAGCAAATGGTGAAAGTAATATTGAACCTGCCTGAAATACCAAAACCTGATGATGTTGCAGATGCCCTGGCGGTAGCAATCTGCCATGGACATTCATATAAGCTGGGCACATTAAAATGA
- the ruvA gene encoding Holliday junction branch migration protein RuvA — MLAYIKGRVEYKHTDHIIIEANGIGYKIFTSLATIQASGAVGNEVKVYTYLHVREDNINLYGFLTPDELKMFEHLISVTGVGPKVAVSLMSAIPPSKFSLAVITDDVKTLTKAPGIGSKTAQRIILELKDKIKKEQGEFAEFVYRKEAPMSGRETVKAQEAITALMVLGYTPLEATKAVSAVYSEELDIETIIKNSLKELM, encoded by the coding sequence ATGTTGGCATACATAAAAGGACGCGTTGAATATAAACATACGGACCATATAATCATTGAGGCTAATGGGATAGGATACAAGATTTTTACCTCTCTCGCTACCATACAAGCATCAGGTGCTGTAGGTAATGAAGTTAAAGTATACACATATTTACATGTGCGGGAAGACAATATAAACCTGTATGGGTTTCTTACCCCTGATGAACTTAAAATGTTTGAGCATCTTATTTCAGTTACAGGAGTGGGGCCAAAAGTGGCGGTATCACTGATGTCTGCTATACCTCCTTCAAAATTTAGTCTCGCAGTTATTACAGATGATGTGAAAACACTCACTAAGGCCCCGGGAATAGGCAGCAAGACAGCCCAAAGGATAATATTGGAGCTTAAAGATAAAATAAAGAAAGAACAAGGAGAATTTGCTGAATTTGTTTATAGAAAAGAGGCTCCGATGTCAGGCAGAGAAACCGTAAAAGCCCAGGAAGCTATAACCGCTTTGATGGTGTTGGGATATACCCCGTTAGAAGCGACTAAAGCTGTTTCAGCAGTTTACTCTGAAGAATTGGATATTGAAACTATAATTAAAAACTCGCTGAAAGAACTTATGTAG
- the glgD gene encoding glucose-1-phosphate adenylyltransferase subunit GlgD, with the protein MKNTIGLILTGGKYRELKDLSAIRSGSAVPVGGKYRAIDFALSNMVNSGIKKVGVITQYSFRSLMDHLGSGKEWDLDRRYDGLFIFPPSLSGDDSGIYLGSADAIYKNITFLKRSNEEYVLVAQGNCVYKMVFDPMFEYHIEKNADITIAYREMHDYIQTELSVLGIVSIDKDGRVIDFWEKPLNPPTINGSMGIYLLNKDLLIFLLEECAAHGSYDFVKDILIKKLKDLKVYGYKFNGYWRNLSTVRMYYRCNMELLDPVVREELFINNGKIYTKVKDETPAKYNDEAEVRNSIVADGCIIEGRVENSVLFRGVTVRKGAVIKNSIIMQSSSIGENAYIQNVILDKNVVITSSKQFKGEPDWPVIIGKDTVV; encoded by the coding sequence ATGAAAAATACTATAGGGTTAATTTTAACAGGTGGAAAGTACCGTGAACTTAAAGACCTTTCTGCTATACGCTCAGGTTCTGCCGTGCCTGTAGGAGGGAAATACCGTGCCATTGATTTTGCTTTATCTAATATGGTAAATTCGGGCATAAAGAAGGTAGGTGTTATTACTCAATACAGTTTCCGTTCATTAATGGACCATCTGGGTTCAGGAAAGGAATGGGATCTTGACAGGAGGTATGACGGCCTTTTTATATTCCCTCCATCTTTATCCGGTGATGATTCGGGAATATACCTTGGAAGTGCTGATGCAATATATAAGAATATTACGTTTTTGAAACGGAGCAATGAAGAATATGTGCTTGTTGCGCAAGGAAATTGTGTGTATAAAATGGTTTTTGACCCCATGTTTGAATACCACATTGAAAAAAATGCGGATATAACCATTGCATACAGGGAAATGCATGATTATATTCAGACGGAATTATCCGTTTTAGGTATAGTATCTATTGATAAAGACGGCAGAGTTATTGATTTTTGGGAGAAACCTTTAAATCCCCCTACAATAAATGGTTCTATGGGAATATATTTATTAAACAAGGATTTGTTGATTTTTCTTTTAGAAGAGTGTGCTGCTCATGGCAGTTATGACTTTGTAAAGGATATATTAATAAAAAAGCTTAAAGACTTAAAAGTTTATGGTTATAAATTTAATGGATATTGGAGAAATTTAAGTACAGTGAGGATGTATTACAGATGCAATATGGAATTACTTGATCCGGTTGTGAGGGAAGAATTGTTTATAAACAACGGAAAAATTTATACCAAGGTAAAAGATGAAACACCTGCGAAATATAATGATGAGGCTGAAGTTAGAAATTCCATTGTAGCAGATGGTTGCATTATTGAAGGCAGAGTAGAAAACAGTGTGCTTTTCAGGGGAGTTACCGTGAGAAAAGGTGCTGTAATAAAAAATAGTATAATTATGCAGAGCTCTTCAATCGGAGAAAATGCATACATTCAAAACGTTATTTTGGACAAGAATGTTGTTATAACTTCCAGTAAACAATTCAAAGGTGAACCGGACTGGCCTGTTATTATAGGTAAAGATACAGTGGTTTAA
- a CDS encoding sugar phosphate isomerase/epimerase — translation MLKTGLVSITFRGLSPQNIIKLVSDAGLHGIEWGGDIHVPHGNINRAREVAKMTEDAGLEVASYGSYYRVGCEKEQNLPFERVLETALELKSPTIRVWAGNRGSGNSDQSWWNTVVDESRRIADMALKEGITVAYEYHGNTLTDTGESAYKLLKEVAHNNIRSYWQPPVDTGLEECLDGLRKIIPWLSNIHIFYWISRSRMPLEDGIEKWSKYMEIIKSVEGTRYCMIEFVKDDAPEQFLKDAEALKRIVGK, via the coding sequence ATTTTAAAAACAGGATTAGTATCAATAACATTCAGGGGGCTTTCCCCGCAGAATATTATAAAACTTGTCTCTGATGCAGGATTGCATGGGATTGAATGGGGCGGAGACATCCATGTGCCCCATGGGAACATTAACCGGGCAAGGGAAGTTGCAAAAATGACGGAGGATGCCGGATTAGAAGTTGCCTCTTATGGTTCTTATTACAGAGTAGGGTGTGAAAAGGAACAAAATCTTCCTTTTGAGAGAGTCTTGGAAACGGCACTGGAGTTAAAGTCTCCAACCATTAGGGTATGGGCTGGAAACCGAGGGTCAGGTAATTCCGACCAATCCTGGTGGAACACGGTTGTAGATGAATCGCGGAGAATTGCGGATATGGCCTTAAAAGAAGGCATCACCGTAGCCTATGAATACCATGGCAACACTCTCACTGATACCGGTGAATCGGCTTACAAACTTTTAAAAGAGGTTGCCCACAATAACATTCGCTCTTATTGGCAACCACCTGTGGATACCGGCCTGGAAGAGTGCTTGGACGGACTGAGAAAAATAATTCCCTGGCTGAGTAATATACATATATTCTATTGGATATCAAGGAGCAGGATGCCCCTGGAAGATGGAATTGAAAAATGGTCGAAGTATATGGAAATAATTAAAAGTGTAGAAGGCACCCGGTATTGTATGATTGAGTTTGTCAAAGATGATGCACCGGAACAGTTTTTAAAAGATGCTGAAGCACTAAAGAGGATTGTTGGGAAATAA